aaaaccaaaaccaaaaccaaacaaaacaaatgacaacaacagcaatacaatacaataataatataatgtaatgtaatgtaataaatataatacaatacaataaatataatataatataatataaattaatggGGAACAGTATGATaattgtatgtttgtatgtacacaAGAAACAAATCAGGGCAATTCTGATCTCTGTGTTGGGAACATTTGGACACTTCTCTCACAGCAGAGTTCAATGGTGACAAATTTGGGATTTGGAAACAGTGACAACATATGTGGGTCCCAGCCCCACTACTCACCAGCCATGTGGCCTCTGCTCTTGGAAGTGCAAGAGCCTACCTAACTCTTTGCCTGAAAACGTGTAATAGCAAGCGTCCACTTCCCAGGGTGTTTCTTTGGGAAGGTCAAATATGTAACTGCCTAAAGGTGCCCATGTGTCTGCAgcttttgattgtgtgtgtgtgtgtgtgtgtgtgtgtgtgtgtgtgtgtgcaagtcgAGGTCATAGAACAACaggtgggagttggttctctcctctgtcatgtgggtcccagggatcaaactcaggttgtcaggcgtAGTGACATTGCCTTCCCCTAGTGAGTCACCTCCCCAAACTGGGTCTGCAACTCTTGCTATTTGAACAGAAGAGGTAGTGAGTGATCAGGGAGTTTTAGAGACAGCCACAGCTGGGACAGAATGCAAAGAGAGGCAGCCCCTCTCTTTGGAGAGATGTAGAGTGGTACAGGAGCTGCCTCTTCCCCTGTCCTGCCCAGGGGAGCCTTGGGAGTGGTGACAGCCTCCACAGTCAGAACCTCCAGCTGCAGAGGTCTCAGAGCGCGGGGCAGACGACAAGGAAAAAACGCAAGCCCCGGAGACGGAACAAGAAAGGACAAGGTTCAGCTGAGGCAGAGGAGTAAGCGGCTGGGGATGGCCTGGGGGGTGTACTGGGGACCAGGAGGACCCTCACTCTGACTTCTGTCCTCTCCTTCAGTCTCTTCAGCTCAGCTTCTCGGaagccttccttccctttccagtgGGCCTGGGAAAGCTTCGTCATAGATGGCCAGGCTCTGCTTCAGCAAAGTTCCTCCGTGGTCCTGGGCCAACGAGCCCTGCTTTTGCCCCCACCTGCCCCCCAGATCAAGTCCAGGCGCAAGTCAGTAGCCAGCCTCTCAGAAGACCTCGGCTTCTGCCAGAAGACAGAAGTGCAAAACCAGGAGAGGAGATATCAGCTGGGGGGCCGGGGCAACATCGCCCTCCCTCCAGGCACCTCAGAGAGCCAAGGGCTGGAGCCATGCAGCCATGGTGGCTTCTGGCCACTAGGAAAAGGGTCAGGCTCAGAGTCTGAGGATGTCTCAGAGGTAGAAGGCCAGGATGCTGAGGCGGCAGAGAGGGTTCTGAGCCCTGGGGAACTGCCCCAGCTCCCAGGGCAAGGCTTGACcttggaggaggaatggatctcaGAGGTGACAGAGGAGGAACACAGCGCCCCCCATAGGAGGAAGGGCAGCTCTCAACATAAGGGGAGGAATTCTGGAGAGAAGGCATCTGAAGAAAAGGGAAGCAGCCAGGGAAGCAGCTCCAGTTCCCACAGCCTCCGAAAGTCGCAGAGGGGGAAGTCCATGGCCAAGGATCTGAAGGGGCCCTGGGACCTGGAGCGGTTACACAGGCAGTTACAGGAGGAACTGGATTGTGGTGAGTGCATCTGGGAAGCCGGAGGTCCCTGGGAGCTGTGGGAGACCGGCACTCAGATGGAGGGTTGGGGTGGCGGTAATGGGGATAGGTAGTAGAGGTTGGGGTGGGCTAGGGATTGTCTGGGTGCTGGTTGGGACTGCCCAGTGACCCAGGAGACAGTGTGACCCTGACTTGAT
The sequence above is drawn from the Peromyscus leucopus breed LL Stock chromosome 1, UCI_PerLeu_2.1, whole genome shotgun sequence genome and encodes:
- the LOC114709188 gene encoding testis-specific protein 10-interacting protein isoform X1, with the protein product MLNTNQLLARATTERPRQSTEPLAPGTATRLFKLLSSISPEEQVREGSLGSGDSLHSQNLQLQRSQSAGQTTRKKRKPRRRNKKGQGSAEAEDLFSSASRKPSFPFQWAWESFVIDGQALLQQSSSVVLGQRALLLPPPAPQIKSRRKSVASLSEDLGFCQKTEVQNQERRYQLGGRGNIALPPGTSESQGLEPCSHGGFWPLGKGSGSESEDVSEVEGQDAEAAERVLSPGELPQLPGQGLTLEEEWISEVTEEEHSAPHRRKGSSQHKGRNSGEKASEEKGSSQGSSSSSHSLRKSQRGKSMAKDLKGPWDLERLHRQLQEELDCGPEKQTWKALRAAVQASTRNKKTSTLGDDESFLSANFPNRTFHKRQEATRNLLQAWEQQQLEERQQAEMRRVREHQVQQQVARCLAAYTPRGSRGAVAAQRKLEELRRKERQRFAEYQAELQGIQHRVQARPFLFQQAMQTNARLTVNRRFSQVLSALGVDEEQLLAEAGNAEGIAQKHRSHRSFGVDMEPSSQSSPKIEDTSDQPGRLPSPTMEPAHGP
- the LOC114709188 gene encoding testis-specific protein 10-interacting protein isoform X2 codes for the protein MLNTNQLLARATTERPRQSTEPLAPGTATRLFKLLSSISPEEQGSLGSGDSLHSQNLQLQRSQSAGQTTRKKRKPRRRNKKGQGSAEAEDLFSSASRKPSFPFQWAWESFVIDGQALLQQSSSVVLGQRALLLPPPAPQIKSRRKSVASLSEDLGFCQKTEVQNQERRYQLGGRGNIALPPGTSESQGLEPCSHGGFWPLGKGSGSESEDVSEVEGQDAEAAERVLSPGELPQLPGQGLTLEEEWISEVTEEEHSAPHRRKGSSQHKGRNSGEKASEEKGSSQGSSSSSHSLRKSQRGKSMAKDLKGPWDLERLHRQLQEELDCGPEKQTWKALRAAVQASTRNKKTSTLGDDESFLSANFPNRTFHKRQEATRNLLQAWEQQQLEERQQAEMRRVREHQVQQQVARCLAAYTPRGSRGAVAAQRKLEELRRKERQRFAEYQAELQGIQHRVQARPFLFQQAMQTNARLTVNRRFSQVLSALGVDEEQLLAEAGNAEGIAQKHRSHRSFGVDMEPSSQSSPKIEDTSDQPGRLPSPTMEPAHGP